ACACCAGGTAGTCGCCTTCGCGGACTTCATTGATTTTGCGGTCCCATCCGAAGGTGTCTGTTTCACAAATATTACCCACTACGGTATAGATACGTTCAGTGCCTTTCGGGTTGGATATATTGCGTATCAGGTGGAATGCGTCGTAGAACATGGGCCTGATCAGGTGGTTAAAGCCGGAGTTAACGCCTACGAATACGTTGGCGGTAGTTTGTTTGATCACATTGGCTTTTACCACGAAGTAACCGGACTGGCTTACCAGGTATTTTCCTGGTTCGAACCAGAGCTGGAGTGGTTTTTCGTAGTTTTTGGCGAAGTTGTTGAAAGCGTCGCTCAGTTTTTTGCCCAGCAGGTCGATATCTGTTTCGGGATCGCCTTGCTGGTAGGCTACTTTAAACCCGCTGCCCAGGTCGATGGATTCGAGGTCCGGGAAGTGCTGGGTCATCTCAAACATGATTTCCACGCCGCGGAGGAATACGTCCACGTCTTTGATTTCGGAGCCGGTATGCATGTGCAGGCCGGTCACTTTCAGTTTGGTGGATTTCACGATCCTTTCGATGTGGCGCATCTGGTGGATGGAGATACCGAATTTGCTGTCGATATGCCCGGTGGAGATTTTAAAGTTGCCGCCCGCCATGATATGGGGGTTGAGCCGGATGCAGATGGGATAGCTGCCTCCGAATTTGTTGCCAAATTGTTCCAGTATGGAGAGGTTATCGATATTGATAATCACGCCCAGGTCTTTGGCCGCAATGATTTCCTGCAGGTCAACGCAGTTGGGGGTAAAGATGATATTTTTAGGATCAAAGCCGGCTTTGAGGCCCAGCTGTACTTCCTGTATGGATACCGTGTCCAGTCCGCAACCAAGGGAATTGATGTACTTCAGGATGTTGATATTGGTCAATGCCTTACAGGCGTAGAAAAAGCGGGTGTTGGCCTTATGAAAGGCTTTCTGGAGCTTTTCATACTGGGTTTTGATCTTTTCTGCGTGGTATATGTATACCGGGGTACCAAATTCTTCTGCTATTTTCACCAGAAAGTCGGTAGCAAGAACGTCGCTTTGTTTAGGCATTGATTTACTCCTTGATTTAAGAATGAGGAGGCAAAATTACTACGCAAAACTGAGAAATTATATAGGAAAGGATGAAATCAGTCATCCGCGCCTTCCCCTTCCATAAATCCTTCGATGCTTCTCCGGTCTTTTTTGGTAGGACGTCCTATTTTGCTTTGTCTTTTGCCGGTATGGAATACAGCGGCTATGGCTTTGGGAGCGGTTTTATCCTCTTCCGGGGTATTGTCCACATAGTATTTGATGGCTTCACTGTAAGCTACGCGGTTGGCCAGGAGGCCGGTTACCTGTATGAGCCATTTACGGCCTTCTGTTTTAATTTCAAAGTTATCGCCGATGGCTACTGGTTTGGCGGCTTTCACATTATTGCCGTTCAGTTTCACTTTCCCGCCGTCGCAGGCTTCTGCGGCCTGGCTACGGGTCTTGAACACACGGATGGACCAGAGATATTTGTCTACCCGCAATTTTTCGGTATTACTCATATCATATGTGTTTATTTT
The Chitinophaga varians genome window above contains:
- the lysA gene encoding diaminopimelate decarboxylase — protein: MPKQSDVLATDFLVKIAEEFGTPVYIYHAEKIKTQYEKLQKAFHKANTRFFYACKALTNINILKYINSLGCGLDTVSIQEVQLGLKAGFDPKNIIFTPNCVDLQEIIAAKDLGVIINIDNLSILEQFGNKFGGSYPICIRLNPHIMAGGNFKISTGHIDSKFGISIHQMRHIERIVKSTKLKVTGLHMHTGSEIKDVDVFLRGVEIMFEMTQHFPDLESIDLGSGFKVAYQQGDPETDIDLLGKKLSDAFNNFAKNYEKPLQLWFEPGKYLVSQSGYFVVKANVIKQTTANVFVGVNSGFNHLIRPMFYDAFHLIRNISNPKGTERIYTVVGNICETDTFGWDRKINEVREGDYLVFYNAGAYGFEMSSNFNSRLKPAEVLVKDGKPFLIRKRDTIEDLLKNQIELV
- a CDS encoding RNA-binding S4 domain-containing protein — encoded protein: MSNTEKLRVDKYLWSIRVFKTRSQAAEACDGGKVKLNGNNVKAAKPVAIGDNFEIKTEGRKWLIQVTGLLANRVAYSEAIKYYVDNTPEEDKTAPKAIAAVFHTGKRQSKIGRPTKKDRRSIEGFMEGEGADD